A single Orcinus orca chromosome 2, mOrcOrc1.1, whole genome shotgun sequence DNA region contains:
- the SQOR gene encoding sulfide:quinone oxidoreductase, mitochondrial isoform X2 → MTPLAAVVSGPRVRLFACLLRLGCQQAKPLQLHTGARLAAKNHYEVLVLGGGSGGITMAARMKRKVGTENVAIVEPSERHFYQPIWTLVGAGAKPLASSGRPTASVIPSGVEWIKARVVDLNPDKNCIHTDNDKEISYKYLIIALGIQLDYEKTGKRSKANIIFNTSLGAIFGVKKYADALQEIIRERNLTVNYKQNLIEVRADKQEAVFENLDKPGETQVISYEMLHVTPPMSPPDVLKTSPVADAAGWVDVDKDTLQHKRYPNVFGIGDCTNLPTSKTAAAVAAQSGILDRTISLIMKNQTPVKKYDGYTSCPLVTGYNRVILAEFDYNAQPLETFPFDQSKERLSMYLMKADMMPFLYWNVMLRGYWGGPAFLRKLFHLGRS, encoded by the exons ATGACCCCGCTGGCCGCTGTGGTGTCTGGCCCCCGTGTCCGACTCTTTGCCTGCCTCCTCAGGCTGGGCTGTCAGCAGGCCAAACCACTTCAGCTTCACACGGGGGCCAGGCTCGCAGCCAAGAACCACTATGAGGTGCTGGTGCTGGGTGGGGGCAGTGGTGGGATCACCATGGCTGCCCGCATGAAGaggaaagtgggcacagagaatGTGGCCATCGTTGAGCCCAGCGAG AGACATTTCTACCAGCCAATCTGGACCCTGGTGGGAGCTGGTGCCAAACCATTAGCCTCATCTGGCCGTCCCACGGCGAGTGTGATTCCATCTGGTGTAGAGTGGATCAAAGCTAGAGTGGTTGATCTGAACCCAGACAAGAACTGCATCCACACAGACAACGACAAGGAG ATTTCCTACAAATATCTTATCATTGCTCTCGGAATTCAGCTGGACTATGAGAAG acaGGGAAGCGATCCAAGGCCAATATCATTTTCAACACTTCTCTTGGAGCAATTTTTGGGGTCAAGAAGTATGCAGATGCCCTGCAAGAGATTATCCGGGAGAGGAACCTCACTGTTAACTACAAGCAAAACCTCATTGAAGTCCGAGCTGATAAACAAGAGGCTGTTTTTGAAAATCTGGACAAACCTGGAGAGACCCAAGTGATTTCA TATGAAATGCTTCACGTTACACCACCAATGAGCCCACCAGATGTCCTCAAGACAAGTCCTGTGGCTGACGCTGCCGGCTGGGTGGACGTGGATAAAGACACTCTGCAGCACAAGCGGTACCCAAACGTGTTTGGGATCGGGGACTGCACCAACCTGCCGACGTCAAAGACCGCTGCTGCCGTAG CTGCCCAGTCAGGAATACTTGACAGAACAATTTCTCTGATTATGAAGAATCAAACACCAGTGAAGAAG TATGATGGCTACACGTCGTGTCCACTGGTGACTGGCTACAACCGTGTTATTCTCGCGGAATTTGACTACAACGCTCAGCCCCTGGAAACCTTCCCCTTTGACCAGAGCAAAGAGAGGCTTTCCATGTACCTCATGAAGGCTGACATGATGCCGTTCCTGTATTGGAATGTGATGCTAAG GGGTTACTGGGGAGGACCAGCCTTTCTGCGGAAGTTGTTCCATCTGGGTAGGAGCTGA
- the SQOR gene encoding sulfide:quinone oxidoreductase, mitochondrial isoform X1: protein MTPLAAVVSGPRVRLFACLLRLGCQQAKPLQLHTGARLAAKNHYEVLVLGGGSGGITMAARMKRKVGTENVAIVEPSERHFYQPIWTLVGAGAKPLASSGRPTASVIPSGVEWIKARVVDLNPDKNCIHTDNDKEISYKYLIIALGIQLDYEKIKGLPEGFAHPQIGSNYSVRTVEKTWKALQDFKEGNAIFTFPNTPVKCAGAPQKIMYLSEAYFRKTGKRSKANIIFNTSLGAIFGVKKYADALQEIIRERNLTVNYKQNLIEVRADKQEAVFENLDKPGETQVISYEMLHVTPPMSPPDVLKTSPVADAAGWVDVDKDTLQHKRYPNVFGIGDCTNLPTSKTAAAVAAQSGILDRTISLIMKNQTPVKKYDGYTSCPLVTGYNRVILAEFDYNAQPLETFPFDQSKERLSMYLMKADMMPFLYWNVMLRGYWGGPAFLRKLFHLGRS, encoded by the exons ATGACCCCGCTGGCCGCTGTGGTGTCTGGCCCCCGTGTCCGACTCTTTGCCTGCCTCCTCAGGCTGGGCTGTCAGCAGGCCAAACCACTTCAGCTTCACACGGGGGCCAGGCTCGCAGCCAAGAACCACTATGAGGTGCTGGTGCTGGGTGGGGGCAGTGGTGGGATCACCATGGCTGCCCGCATGAAGaggaaagtgggcacagagaatGTGGCCATCGTTGAGCCCAGCGAG AGACATTTCTACCAGCCAATCTGGACCCTGGTGGGAGCTGGTGCCAAACCATTAGCCTCATCTGGCCGTCCCACGGCGAGTGTGATTCCATCTGGTGTAGAGTGGATCAAAGCTAGAGTGGTTGATCTGAACCCAGACAAGAACTGCATCCACACAGACAACGACAAGGAG ATTTCCTACAAATATCTTATCATTGCTCTCGGAATTCAGCTGGACTATGAGAAG ATCAAAGGCCTCCCTGAAGGTTTTGCCCATCCCCAAATAGGGTCCAATTATTCAGTTAGGACGGTAGAGAAGACATGGAAAGCTCTGCAGGACTTTAAGGAGGGCAATGCCATCTTTACCTTCCCTAATACCCCAGTGAAGTGCGCTGGAGCCCCGCAGAAGATCATGTATTTATCAGAGGCCTATTTCAGGAAG acaGGGAAGCGATCCAAGGCCAATATCATTTTCAACACTTCTCTTGGAGCAATTTTTGGGGTCAAGAAGTATGCAGATGCCCTGCAAGAGATTATCCGGGAGAGGAACCTCACTGTTAACTACAAGCAAAACCTCATTGAAGTCCGAGCTGATAAACAAGAGGCTGTTTTTGAAAATCTGGACAAACCTGGAGAGACCCAAGTGATTTCA TATGAAATGCTTCACGTTACACCACCAATGAGCCCACCAGATGTCCTCAAGACAAGTCCTGTGGCTGACGCTGCCGGCTGGGTGGACGTGGATAAAGACACTCTGCAGCACAAGCGGTACCCAAACGTGTTTGGGATCGGGGACTGCACCAACCTGCCGACGTCAAAGACCGCTGCTGCCGTAG CTGCCCAGTCAGGAATACTTGACAGAACAATTTCTCTGATTATGAAGAATCAAACACCAGTGAAGAAG TATGATGGCTACACGTCGTGTCCACTGGTGACTGGCTACAACCGTGTTATTCTCGCGGAATTTGACTACAACGCTCAGCCCCTGGAAACCTTCCCCTTTGACCAGAGCAAAGAGAGGCTTTCCATGTACCTCATGAAGGCTGACATGATGCCGTTCCTGTATTGGAATGTGATGCTAAG GGGTTACTGGGGAGGACCAGCCTTTCTGCGGAAGTTGTTCCATCTGGGTAGGAGCTGA